From the Deinococcus aestuarii genome, the window CGACCATGCTCTACGGCCACATCGAGACGCTGGAGGAGCGGCTGGATCACATGCACCGCCTGCGCGACCTTCAGGACGAGACGGGCGGCTTCCACGCCTTCATCCCCCTCGCCTTCCAGCCGCTCGGGAACACGCTGGCGCAGAACCTCGGCAAGACGGACTTCACGACCGGGCTGGACGACCTGCGAAACCTCGCCGTCGCCCGGCTCTACCTCGACAACTTCCCGCACGTCAAGGGCTACTGGGTGATGATCGGCTCCGAACTCACCCAGGTCAGCCTCGACTGGGGCGTCTCCGACATCGACGGCACCATTCAGGAGGAGCACATCGCGCACGCGGCGGGGGCGACCTCCCCGATGGCGCTCTCCCAGGCGGGCATGGTGAAGATGATCCGGCGGGCCGGACGCCTTCCCGTGCTGCGCGACGCCTACTACAACGAACTCGAAGTCTTCCCGCCCACCCCTGCGGAGGCGGCGGACTGAGCCCCCTTGACGACGTGTTGAGCCTCGACGACGCCTGGAACGCGGCGTATCACCGCAAGGACGCGGCGGCTCTGGCGAGGGTGCTCGCCGACGACTGGCTGGCCTTCTTTCCAGACGGGCGGGTGGTCTTCAGGGCCGAGTTGCTCGCCCAGATGCCGCGTAACCCCGACGCAGCCCTGATGTTCGAGCGCCACGCGGCCCGCGTGTTCGGCGACGCGGCGGTCACGCGCGGCACCCTGTACGCGAACGGCGAGCGGGTGCAGAGCTTCCTGCGGGTGTACGCGCGGCGGGAAGGCGAGTGGCGGGCGGTGAGCGTGCAGGTGGTGCCGTGAAGTCGTCACCCGGGGTCGGGCTCCTCAGTCTCACCGGAGGGGAAGGTGTCCTATGAAGATCAGCGCCCGTGTGCAAAGCAGCGAAGGCCAGCACCACGTCACGCTGCGGACCGGCGACCACAGCCACGCCCTGACCATTGCACCCCGGCCCACCGGATTCGGCTCCAGCGCGAACGGCGGAGAACTGCTGTTTCTGGCGCTGGCGACCTGCTACTGCAACGACGTGTACCGCGAGGCGGCCAAACGGGGGCTGCGGGTTCGGCGGGTGGACGTCGAGGTCGAGGGCGAGTTCGGAGCCGAGGGCGAACCGGCCCGGAACGTGACCTACCACGTCCGGGTGGCGGCCGACGCGAGTGAGGTAGAACTCCGGGCGCTCCTGAGCCACACCGACCGGGTGGCCGAGATTCAGAACACGCTCAGGACCGGAGTGCCCGTGACCCTGGGCACTGTCGAGGTGGTGGACGTGTGAAGAGCAAGTGGTGGAGCGTGAGCGTGCAGGTGGTGCCGTGACCTACACGCGAGAGGACTTGATTCGCTCTTACCTGGATGCAGAGCGGTACAAGTCAGCGGAAGGTGTGTTGGCTGAAGACACCCAAGGGTTTACGGCAAGCCTCCAACGAGCCTTTCAAGTGTCTCTCAATTCTCTGGAGAATAAAAACTTTTCTGACCCTCTTTGGCCCCTGGCCCTCGTGTTTCAACAAGGCGTTGGAGCCATCCAGGCACAGGAAAGCGGAATTCTCGAAGGAGGTCTTTTGCTCAGTAAGCTAGAGACACTTGGGACAGGAGGACAGAGGGTGCTAGAGCAGTACATCTCTCTGGGACAGGCAAGGTACGAGGTCACGCAACAAGCATTGAGCTTGCTTACGGCTGTCGTTGAGGCAGTTTGGCCGGATGCCCCGAAAACCGTGACCTCTGAAGACTTACTTCGCCTTGGCTTCGACGATTCGCAGCGCCCCGATCCCGTGGATTATTGGTAACCCGTATGACCTACCGCGCAGGCTGGATTCACTACACCAACGTCGCCCCCATCCTCGATTCGCTCGTGCTGCCGCCGGGCGTGACGGCGGTGACGGGCGTGCCGACCGAGATGAACGCGGCGCTCCTGGAGGGGCGGGTGGACATCGCCAACATCAGCGCGGTGGAGTTCATCCGGCACGCGGACCGGCTGGAGGCGCTGCCCGACTTCTCCGTGGCGGTGCTGGGGCCGGTGTACTCGGTGAACCTCTTCCACACGGTGCCCCTCGAACGGCTGCGGCGGGTGGCGCTGACCCGGCAGAGCGCGATGAGCGTGGCGCTGCTGGAGGTGCTGCTGGCGGCCCGGGGCCTGAGCCCCACCCTGGAGCGGGCGGAGGGGGAGGCCGAGGACCTGCTCGCCTCGGGGTACGACGGGGTACTGCGGATCGGGGACAGCGCCCTGCGCGAGTGGTACCGGGTGGTGGGGCCGCTGACCCCGGAGACGACGATGACCACCCTGCCCCACACGGCGCGCGGCATCACGGTGACCGACCTCGCCGAGGAGTGGTTTCGCCTCACCGGGCACCCCTTCGTGTTCGCGGTGTGGGCGTACCGCCGTGAAGCGCCGCCCCCCGCCACCCTCGTCCAGGCGATGCGGGAGGCGCGGCGGGAGGGCATCGGCCACCTCGCGGACGTGGCGCGGCGGCACGCCCAGAAACTGGGGCTGCCGGAGCGGGTGGTGCAGCACTACCTGTGGAACTTCCGCTATCACTTAGAGGCGCCCGACCGCCTGGGCCTGCACGAATTCGCCGCCCAGGCCGTCCCCGGACACGCGCCGCTGCGTTTCGGCCCGAGGCCGGGCACGCCCACCCCTTCTGGAGCCGCGCCTTAACCCGGGGGGTCAGGCGACGCTCACCCGGGGTCCGTAGCGTGGCGCCATGACGGACGTTCTCTGGGGGCTGGGCGGCATGGCCGTGCTGCTGGGGCTGGCGCTGGCGCTCAGCGCGGACCGCCGGGCGGTGA encodes:
- a CDS encoding nuclear transport factor 2 family protein; translation: MLSLDDAWNAAYHRKDAAALARVLADDWLAFFPDGRVVFRAELLAQMPRNPDAALMFERHAARVFGDAAVTRGTLYANGERVQSFLRVYARREGEWRAVSVQVVP
- a CDS encoding OsmC family protein, producing the protein MKISARVQSSEGQHHVTLRTGDHSHALTIAPRPTGFGSSANGGELLFLALATCYCNDVYREAAKRGLRVRRVDVEVEGEFGAEGEPARNVTYHVRVAADASEVELRALLSHTDRVAEIQNTLRTGVPVTLGTVEVVDV
- a CDS encoding menaquinone biosynthetic enzyme MqnA/MqnD family protein; the protein is MTYRAGWIHYTNVAPILDSLVLPPGVTAVTGVPTEMNAALLEGRVDIANISAVEFIRHADRLEALPDFSVAVLGPVYSVNLFHTVPLERLRRVALTRQSAMSVALLEVLLAARGLSPTLERAEGEAEDLLASGYDGVLRIGDSALREWYRVVGPLTPETTMTTLPHTARGITVTDLAEEWFRLTGHPFVFAVWAYRREAPPPATLVQAMREARREGIGHLADVARRHAQKLGLPERVVQHYLWNFRYHLEAPDRLGLHEFAAQAVPGHAPLRFGPRPGTPTPSGAAP